From Anaerobiospirillum thomasii:
GTAAATTAAACCTTTCTGTTTTATCTGTCACCAAGGTAGATGCTGCGCAGAATCTTGTAATCATTCCGGGTCGTGGCGAGTGTGAATATAAATATGCCTATCTGCTTTACTGTCTTAAAGATATAAATATCAATATTTATATACTCTTTGTCAGAGGCAATGGCAAATCATCACGTTATTTTAAAGATTCTCCTAAATGTCATATTGAAAGTTTTAGTGAATATACAGATGATATTGATCTGATTTTATCCAGACTTAATATTAATAACTACGTTTTGATGGCATTTTCTCTTGGCTGTCTTATCTCACTTAGTTACTACATCAGGTATAACAACAAACCACAAAAGATGGCCCTGCTGGCTCCTTTTATATATCCTTACTTTAAGCTGCCAGATTCTATCTTATTTAATTTTACAAAGCTTATGTCCCTGTGTGGCTTTAAGAGGTCTTATACTCCGCACGGCAAAGATTACTCTTTTATACCTTTTAATCAAAACCATCATACACACTGTCAGTATCGCTACGAGAAATACCATAAATACTATGCACAGCACCCACAGCTGCCATCTGGTGGGCCTACCTACAATTTTGTCTATAAATCCATGCTTGAACAAAAATACCTGCTTGAGAAAGATTTTAGTTCTGATATTCCTGTTCTGTCAGTTATATCCATGGAAGATAAGGTTGTAAACCCTACCCATGCCTTAGAGTTTTTTAAAAGACACAGCATATCTGATCAAAACCCACAGATTTTTCTTGCTCATGGTGCCTACCATGATCTTTTAAATGAAGAGAGCAAATTTCAGACACTTTCACTGGGCGCAGCCCTTGAGTTTTTAATCGGAGAATTTATAAAGTGACACAGGTTATAAATGATAATTCTGATAAGAGAATTCCAGTTAATATTATTACAGGCTTTTTAGGCAGTGGAAAAACCACTCTTTTAAATAACTGGGTAAATTCAGATACATTTAAAGATACATTGGTTTTAATC
This genomic window contains:
- a CDS encoding alpha/beta fold hydrolase, giving the protein MFLKSLEDVKLNHSLIKDLEYEIQNESAIEEYFFDRVDNTFISYGKLNLSVLSVTKVDAAQNLVIIPGRGECEYKYAYLLYCLKDININIYILFVRGNGKSSRYFKDSPKCHIESFSEYTDDIDLILSRLNINNYVLMAFSLGCLISLSYYIRYNNKPQKMALLAPFIYPYFKLPDSILFNFTKLMSLCGFKRSYTPHGKDYSFIPFNQNHHTHCQYRYEKYHKYYAQHPQLPSGGPTYNFVYKSMLEQKYLLEKDFSSDIPVLSVISMEDKVVNPTHALEFFKRHSISDQNPQIFLAHGAYHDLLNEESKFQTLSLGAALEFLIGEFIK